Genomic DNA from Corylus avellana chromosome ca4, CavTom2PMs-1.0:
AATAATGCAGATTGTGCAGCATCATTTGAATGAGACTTGGTCTTGTTCGAACGAATGGAAATTTAGGGCAATGCAAAACGTGTGACAGGTTAAATGATGGATCATTCAAACAAGCCTAATTCTCACTCAAACTGAGTTATAATTAATGCAGCTGCGGATCAAGtcataaccaaaatataaaagagGAGGGTTTAAGGTTTTTGCTTCATTCATGCCACCCTCTTCAAACTTGTGAGTAGAGAGCCCTTGTTCTACTCCTCGACCTCCCATTAACCTCCTCAAGCCTTTCATTGCCATTTATACCTTGATTTCTACGACTTTAGCACTACCTATTACCAATAGCCTTGTTTATTTTCTCCTCTACCTTGCTACTCTCGAACTTGTTGTGAGTACACTTGTAAGTATTGAGTatcacattgaaaaaatataaagaaaaatagaaattaatatacctaagtggactaAGCTCGAAAATCTGCACACCCTTAAGAGTTAATCTAATAACACTGCATAACTTGAGAACACAGCAAAAATATATGAATCTTACTTAACAAAGACATTAATTAGAGGCAATGCATGGAATGTGGATTGAATTGCATGTGAAGTTtgctttaaaaaattacaaaatcatattttattaattagtttattcTTTTCGCTTTGAACAGAATAAAATTCTCATTAGAAGAAAAAACCAACCATTATTGAATAAGATCAGTTGATGCTCGCAACGGCTCTTTTGAGAGATGTGATgaaattggattcaaattcggATTCATTCTTCTACCATTCATTtgattgagagtttttttaaacaaaaaaaaaaaaaaaaatcttattgtTATCTTcataacatttttataaaatgtatatatatatatatgtattttaaagGGTGGAGAAATGGACGTCCTAACTCAATCGAGCCTTGCTGCCTAATCTAATGGCAATTGTAGATCTTATTATATCGATTCTATAGACTataatcgaaaaaaaaaaaatatggcaaCCACCACCTTTCCCTCATTATTCTCACCACCATTAGTACAATTACATAGTTACTGCCTATCAactttttaaaccattttttgttggttttaaaGTAGATTGTTTTTAGTATAATCAAACACTAGAAAAATTACTTTCataatcttaattaaataataaaaataaattaattttacaaaaaaaaatatggtttttaagaaggaaaaatttCGTATGCACACCTAACCCTTTCAAAAGTAGGGATTGGGTTTAATTAcactaaaccctaaatataaaatttcaaatcccTTTGTTgggatttgaaattttatatatatatatttttacatttttagaCCGTCATTGTTCAAAAACACACCTAAACGAGAtgcttttttgtaattttgtttaaaaatgcactttttaACCTATGAAAGTCGCAATACCAAACAAACTTTAAGTGAATAAATGATTCGAACCTCCGTAAATAATGCAAGGGGCATGCCCGGTTATCGGTTGAAGCTATCCCAAGATCCTAAAAGCATGTTTATCCAAATAATTTTGCTGAAAATATTATAGATACAAGTATTGCTATATattacacttttattttattcttattttaccGAATTGATATAAATGTACTTATCGGTTCTTGGATCAACCCTTTTAAGAAATCAATAGGTTTAATAGAATGAAAGTTGATTGAAAGTATAGCATGTATCATTTCTCGTGATCTCTTTATATCCGTACCGGGCAATTTAGACGAACCGACGGATTCCCCAACGAAAGACATGTTTGAGATGTTAAGGAAGGGTATGACAGAGAAAAAGATGTTAATCAGGGCTAcattagtcattttgagttccCTAGGCAGCTTTCCACCCACCAAAATGTACAGTTTAAAGTAACGACAAAGGACAGCAAAAAACCTGAAGAAAATGATCGTTTACTAGTACGAATcgcatttaattaaatattaattacacTATTAACAAGCAAATCAAGTCTTTTATTCTGGATTTAGATGCACAGAAACAAAGCCAAATAATAATTACAGTATCCCATCTGCCTTTGTAAATTtctgaaataaaaaagaaaagagaaaaagggaaagtttcaatatttttgagtACTTTTTGGCTCGGTCTCTGTCTCCTTTGCAGATGATGCGTCATCAAATAGTTCAGTGACAAATCTCAGAGTATAATGCAAAGGACCCATAAGAGAAAGGACAGAGAGAGTCTGGGAGTTGGCAGAGAAAATGGGGTGAGAAGAATGATAGGCAGCTGTACTTTTAGCATCACAGCTGCTGGCTAAAACCCCATCAGcagttttcttctcttctggTGTGTGTACTTGATCCAAATAGTTTCGTTAAGTGAtcattttttgtagttttggttgaggctTATTTGCTTAAAATTTACGAGTTTGTGTTCTTTGGATGGTAGCTTTGCTTGCTGGATCAGCACCCATCTCTGGATTTcattcatttggtaaaattcTTGATTTTATGGTTAGTAAAGATTCTGTCTTTTTTAGTTTCTGTTGAGACACATCTGCTCATAATTGTTGCTCGTGTTCCTTTTGAATGGCAGTTTTCGCTTTCGGATCATAAACCATCAGTGGAATCCATCATTTTGGTAAGTTCTTGATCTTATACTTCATAAGTCGCATTTTTGTTGAGATCCATTTGCATTTCTGTGCTCCTTCTAAGTGGTAGATTCACTTGCTCATGagctctgtctctgtctctgtctctgtctgtgtctctgtctctctctcttacatGGATCACTCAATGTACGTTGTTTTTGCTGTTAACTGGGCTGGGGCTCCTACTGTTATGTATACACGCACACACCTGTTATATTGTGTTTGTGTGTTTATGCATACACACATTTTTTTACGGGGGGGGGGGGGCTTGTTGAGCAGGACATCAGGTGATTTTAGTGAAGCTTTTGACTGGGTTGTGGGGGATCAAGTTATGCATTCCTGGTTGTCGTGTTTTTGGTCCCCCTGCATTTCCGTGATTTAATTGTTACTTCATGATGAGCTATTAATAATCCTATTTTGTCCTTTCTCTGGATCAGTTGATTTGATTGTCTGAGCTACTAAAGTGAGGAGTAGCGCTTACTCAAATATTGGCCTTGTGTCCAATTGAGCAGGTAGTCTATTTCATCCTATATTCTGAAGAAGCTTATAAGAACTTTACAGGTTTCTGAAGGTCAAACTCCAAAGTTTGCCTTATACTGATATATTGTTTTGATGATCTTGGTGTCTAGGTGCAAGGAGTGAGAAATATAGAGCCAAAAAGTGGCGTTTAGATTGGTGGGATTTATTTAATTGGTATTCTGGCCTGGATTCATTACTTGGGTTTTTATTACTGGTATAACGACCAGGCTTTTGCCAAGTCAAAACCAGTTGTTCTGTTGTTTGTCGCTGGAGTCATGGCTACCTTGTTACATTCTGAGTCCAGACGCTTATACTCGTGGTGGTGGGACAGCCACAATAGCCCGAAGAATTCAAAATGGCTTCAGGAAAATCTTACAGGTGCTGATTTTTTCCTTATGGCTTGATTGGCTATTGCTGTGTTTCTTGCTAGATCTGTTGTTTTGCATGTACTGTTGTTGGTGTTAGCTTTCTAATTACTAAAACTGGTTACTGCTGTAGGCCTGAAATCAACTTAAAGTGGAACTTATTAGACTAAATAAATATAGAAAACAGCCTACTTtaatttttcaacttttaacTGAGCATAGCCAAGAACATAATCATATGATGCGGAATACTTGAATATTCTTCCTTCAATTTGTGtagtttttttgaataaatcGTTTACTTCTTATATATTACCCTTTCATTTTGTCAGTTACTAGTTGAAACCAACTTAAATGGCAACGTTTCCTAGATTTAGAGCGATTTACTTCACCTTGTGCATATTCAACTTAAATGTCCCAGGTCTTGTTGTTGCATCTGTCATAGCTGGCGCATGTTATGCGCACAAAAATGTATCTGAAACAATCCAATAAAAAATCACCCTTGAGTTGTGCATGACAGGAATCGGAGGCAATTAATCCACTTATATAATTTGCAAGAGTTGGTGATTCTACATGGGATATGATCTAGGAAGATTGAACGGCATTATTAACCACTAGAAAAATTTAAGATGGCAAAACAAGTGGATGTGCTGCtctatgtgtgtttttgcacaTTTTTGCATGAGTTTGGTCACATGCATTCCGTGCTATTTTTAGTCAACATTCTCAACTGACCCTAAATCTGTTCCTACAGACATGGATGCCAAAGTCAAAGCAATGATCAAGCTCATTGAAGAAGATGCAGATTCTTTTGCAAGGAGGGCAGAGATGTACTATAAGAAACGCCCAGAGCTTATGAAACTGGTAGAGGAGTTCTACCGAGCTTACCGTGCATTAGCTGAGAGGTATGATCATGCTACTGTGGAGCTTCGCCAGGCCCATCGAACCATGGCAGAAGCATTTCCTAACCATGTGCCTTATGAGCTGGCTGATGATTCACCCTCAGGTTCGTCAGGCCCTGAGGCTGAACCTTATACTCCAGAAAGACTGCATCCAATTCGTGCATTGGTAGACCCGGATGACTTGCACAAGGATGAACTGGGATTCTCTTCAACAAGCTTACATACTATGCAAAGGAATGGGGGGAATTCAGAAGAATTTGATTCTGGAATAAGCAAAAGGGGTCTTAAACAGCTGAATGAGCTGTTTGGATCAAAAGAAGCAGTGCCACAAAATTCAGATGTTGCTGAAGGAAGGATGAGAAAAGGCCTTAATGTTAATGAAGCAGAAACCGAAGTTCAGACCTTAAAGAAGGCCCTAGCGGAGATACAAGTTGAAAAGGAAACTATCCTCCTTCAATACAAGCAGAGTTTGGAGAAGCTATCTCATCTGGAGAGAGAACTTAATCATGCACAAGAAGATGCTGGTGGGCTTGATGAACGAGCAAGCAAGGCCGAAATCGAAATTAAAATACTGAAGGCAGCCCTTGTTGAGTTAGAAGCTGTGAGGGATGCTGGTATTCTTCAATACAATCAGTGTTTAGAAAGGATATCTAGCCTGGAAAATATGTTATCTGTTgcccaagaaaatgaaaaaggacTCAATGAGCGTGCTATTAGAGCAGAAACTGAAAGTCAATGTCTCAAGCAAGAACTTTCTAGATTAGAGGCTGAAAAGGAGTCGGGTCTTCTTCATTACAAACAATGTCTTGAGAAGATATCTGTTTTGGAGACTAAAATCTCACTTGCTGAGGAAAATGCTCGAATGCTGAATGAGCAAATTGAAAGAGCAGAAACTGAAGTTAACTCACTTCAAAAGGCACTTACGAAACTAAATGAGGAGAAAGAAGCTGCAGCACTTCAGTACAAGCAGTGCTTGGAGATAATAGCAAAGATGGAAAGTGAAATTTCTCATACCCAAGAGGATACCAAACGATTGAATAGCGAAATTCTTCTGGGAGCTGCAAAATTAAAAAGCGCAGAAGAACAGTGTGTTCTCTTGGAGAGATCAAATCAATCTCTGCAATTAGAGGCAAACAATTTGGTGCAGAAGATTGCAGTGAAGGATCAGGAACTTTCAGAAAAGCATGATGAGTTGAGAAAGTTTCAAACTCTAATGCAGGAGGAGCAATCACGGTTTAACCAAGTTGAAGCCACTCTCCAAGCTTTGCAGAAGTTACACTCTCGATCTCAAGAGGAGCAGAGAGCTCTGGTAACCGAGCTCAAAAATGGGCTTCAGATGCTGAAGGACTTAGAGATCTGCAAACATGGGATGGAAGAAGAACTTCAAAGGGTCATGGAAGAAAACAGGAGCCTGAATGAACTGAActtttcttccactttttcaTTAAAGAATCTGCAAAATGAAATCTTTGGCTTGAAGGCAATGAAGGAGAAAATTGAAGACGAGTTTACACTAAAAGCAGACCAAAGCAATGCCCTCCAGCAGGAGATTTACCGTTTGAAGGAGGAAATCACCTGCTTGAATGGAAGATACCAGGCCATTATGGAGCAAGTGGAGTCTGTAGGTCTGAATCCTGAATGCCTTGAGTCATATGTGAAGGACTTGCAAGATGAGAATTCAAAGCTGAAAGAGATCTGCAAAATGgaaagagatgagagagaagcTCTTCATGAGAAGTTGAAGCATATGGATGAACTTTCGAAAGAGAATGCTGTTCTGGAGAGTTCCCTATCAGGAATGAATATTGAGTTGGAAGGATTGAGAGAGAAGCTTAAGAACTTGCAGGAATCCTGTCAGTTTCTTCATGGAGATAAATCCACACTTCTTGCTGAAAAAGCTACTCTGCTTTCACAGTTACATATTCTCACCGAGAATATGCAGAAGCTCTTGGAGAAGAGCACCTTGCTGGAGAATTCACTCTCTAGTGCAAATGTTGAGCTTGAAAGTCTAAGGGCAAAATCGAAGCGCTTAGAAGAATTATGCCAGTTGCTCAGTAATGAGAAGTCCAATCTTCTAAATGAGAGAAGCACCCTGGTATCTAAGTTGGAAAACGTTGAACAGAGATTGAGCAACCTGGAAGAGAGGTTTACAAGActagaagaaaaatattcagATCTCGAGAAGGAGAAGGAGTTAACACTTTACCAAGTGGTAGAATTGCGGGGTTCCCTCATTACAGAAAAACAAGAGCGTGCGAGTTATGTACAGTCAAGTGAGACTCGATTGGCGGGTTTGGAAAACCAAGTCCATGTCCTGCAAGAAGCAAGTAGGTTGGGGAAGAAGGGATTTGAAGAAGAACTGGATAGAACAGTTGTCGCTCAGGTTGAGATTTTCGTCCTGCAGAAGTTCATAGAAGATTTGGAACAAAAGAATCTATCTCTATTAATTGAATGTCAAAAACATGTTGAAGCATCCAAATTTTCGGATAAACTGATTACAGAGTTGGAAGGTGAGAATCTTGAGCAACAGGTAGAAGCAGAATTCTTGTTAGATGAAATCCAAAAGTTGAGGATGGCAATCCATCAAGTTTTCAAGGCTGTTCAAATTGGTCGAAATAATGGGCATGTAGATGAGATTGGTCAGGAGCATATACCTGTGTTGCATATTTTGGATGGCATTGAGGATTTAAAAGGCTCTCTGTTGAGAAGCGAGGATGAGAAGCAGCAGCTGCTGGTTGAAAAATCAGTGTTCTTAACTTTACTTGGGCAATTGAGATTAGAGGGTGCAGAGCTTGAGTCAGGGAAAAAGTTCATTGAGCATGAGTTTGAAGTCATGACAGAGCAGTGTGCTATGCTGCAAAAGAACAAGTACGAGCTTCTAGAGATGAATAGGCAGTTGAGGTTGGAAAGGGGCAAGGGCGAGCAACGAGAGGATGCTTTAAAGGCTGAACTGGAAACTCTGGGTGTAAAGCTGATAAATTTGGAGGGTGCTTACCTGGCATTGCGGGAAGAAAATTTCATGTTGCTTGAGGAGAAGAAATCTTTGCTTAAGAAATTTTTGGACCTGAATGAGGAAAAGCATATGCTTGAAGAGGAAAACAGTTTCATTCTCCATGAAACAGCAGCTCTCAGCAACCTCTCTTTGGTTTTTGAGAGCTTCTCCATTGAGAAATCTGTTGAACTAGAAGCACTAGCTGAAAATATCAGCAGTCTCCATGTGGTCAATAGTGACCTCAAGGGGGAGGTTGGAATGTTGGGGAAGAAGATAGAGATTAAAGAGGCAGAAAATTTACATCTGAATGAGTCTGTAGAGAAATTGGAGAGGGAGCTCAATGAAGTAAAAGACTCAAATGACCAATTATGCAATCAAATTTCCATTGGAGAGGATTTTCTGAGACAGAAGGGAACAGAGCTTTCAGAAGCAGAACAGAAGATTAAGGCTACAGAGAACTTGAATGTTGAATTTTTCAGAACTATTGATGAACTGAAGATGGAATGTGAAGAATCAAAAGTGATCAGAGACAATCTAGAGAAACAGATTCTTGAAGTGTTGGAAGATAACTCAATTCAGGAGAAGGAAATTGAATGCCTTCGTGAAGTGAGTGAAAGTATGGAGTCTGAAGTAGAAATACTACgtaaagaaattgaagaacatAGGATTAGAGAAGAGAATTTGAGTTCAGAGCtgcaagagaagagagatggaTTTGAACTCTGGGAGTCTGAGGCTGCAACATTTTATTTTGATCTCCACATTTCTGCCATTCGTGAAGCTCTACTTGAAAATAAGGTTCAAGAGCTTGCTGGAGCTTGTGAGATTCTTGAAGATGAAACTGCCACAAAAAGTATGGAGATTGAACATATGAaggaaagatttagcctcttgGAAAGTGAAATTGGAGGACTGAAGGCCCAGTTATCTGCATATGTTCCCATCATAGCTTCTTTGGGAGATGATATATCCTCTCTTGAGCACAATGCAATTCTTCACAAGTCCATGGAAGGAAATCTTGAAGAAAAGGTAGTATTCTTTCCTCATGAGCACAATGCCCTGCTTTcctccctcaaaaaaaaaaaattaaaaaaaaaataaaccctataaaatgactaaatttactttttctttagtttaaacttttgaaacaagtggtaatttaacatggtattaaagtAGTAGTCATGACATGTCACACTTAATAAGAAAGAGTTTTAGCTCACACCTAAAGGGAAGCGTTAGAATATTAATCATAAATactaaattcatcatttcttattagcttaaacttttgagataaatggtgatttatcATGTAATACTTGTGGCTTATAGTCTTCTTCCatggttgttttgttttgaggCGATTTATCTTTAGACAACTAGTACTTATTGTTGggctttgattttaaaatttttaattttaaaccagGGAAACTATGTCATGACCCCCTTGTGTTTTAGCATTTATCTACATTGAAACTCTAGTTTTCAATTTGCTGAATTTAAGACCAATGCTTTGGGCATTTGTAAACCAAGACCTCTGTTAGATTTTCCATCAAATTATTGACGGAGGCTGTTTAAGTGGGGACCATATTGTCTGATGTGTCatctaatttattaaagaaaagcaaaaacaaaaaacaaaaaaggagaaaaggacCATGGAGGTCCATGGCTTCCATGGCCACAACCGCGGGAAGGCAACAACCATGTCTCCATGGCCAGACCTCCACAGCCATGGAGACCATTGCCATGGCCTGCCTTCCACGGTCCTGGCCATGGAGGCCATGGACCTCCGTGCCTGGGGAGAACCACAGCTGATCATGGCCATGGAGCCATGGAGGTCATTGGCCTCAATGACCATGACTAGTTGCAGTCCTCCATGGGCCTCCATGGACGAGGCCTTCCATGGCCCTTGCCATCATGGACCTCCACAGCATGGTGGCTGTGGAGGTCCCCTGTGGTCTTTTCTTGCTGCAACATTTATCTCCTTAGTGTTGAGCTCTCACCCTCATTTCTCTCTTCTCCATTATTATCATGCTTCAGACTTTCTGCATGTATTTTCTTTTGAGCATTGGGCCATTAGGGTTTGTAGGAGTTGTCATTGCATAGAAACATTCCGGAAGATTGTTGTATCTCTTGGAGTGGATGCTGGGAAacccgcttttttttttttttttctaactacAGTGCATTTATTCATATTTAATACTAACGACAGTGCTGTTTTGATAAGGGGATTTTTTTTCTAACGACAGTGCTGTTTTTCACATGCCTTGATCAATGTGTTTCATGCTGATCTAAATCCCCCTTTCTATTATTGATTTCTAGATATATTTCACTTCttatttttgctttattttcctGAGTAAAATCCCTGATAGTTATTTTCTGCACCCATGCATTGTTCATAGCAAACTGTTTGTCTCTTTACAGGCTAtgctaaattttaatttgtgtGATATTCAAACTTATGCACACAATCATGGGTTTTAAACTGAATTTTACTACACGTGAGTGATGGAAAaaccatttttatattttgtacaGGCATTTATTCATATTTAATACTAGCATTTGGCAATAGAAAGTTTGATCTCCATATTTTCCATGTGTTGGTTCCATGTTTCCAAATTGTATATTAGTATTAGGACATTCTTAACTCGGCATGTGTAGGTAACTGATgcaaaagtaaaaatttattaCAGGTTCATTGTTTTATTGGGAAATTACAATAAGTTTGTAGTGTTCATGGCTGTGGACTCAGTATTATGGCGTCGCATCCCATTATCTTTGATGTGCCCGCAGATTATGTCTTTCTGATTTTTTCCAAACTGAATTGATCATCACATTCTTTCCaatgagaattttattttgacTACGACAGTTTAGGTTGAGTACTTGATATAAAGTTGAAGTCATCTTTAATCTTATCGTAGTGGGTCACAGATTTGTTGTTTGTGCTATAAACTATTGTTGTTCATCTATCTGATATGTTGTATAAATGCTGAGATCTTGCTGATTTGTATattatatcttcttcttttttatgcttttgaaggGTCCTATTTGAAACCAGAAATCCAACAGTCTTAGGCCCTTCAAGATTTCTATCTAGATTTCATGTTTATAAATGGTCTTTTGCTAGATCTCATACTTATTTGACATGCATCTATCTTTAGGACAAGGAAATGACAATTCACCTTCATGAGAAGAGCTGTCGAGAGCTTAAAGAAGATCGAAGTACTGTGATACCTGATGGAATTGCAGATTTGCAGAAGATGCAGAATAGGATTAAAGCTGTAGAAAGAACAGTGGTGGAAGAAATGGAAAGGCTTGCAAcacaagaaaacataaaaaccaaCATCAAAGTAGAAGATGTGATAATGGAGACTGAAGAGTTGAAATTGGAAGGCATGTCGCGTATAGAGAAGGgaataaaaaaggaagagatGGAACTTGGGAATGACCTTACCAATGATCTGGAGTCACAGAAGACT
This window encodes:
- the LOC132176953 gene encoding protein NETWORKED 1A encodes the protein MATLLHSESRRLYSWWWDSHNSPKNSKWLQENLTDMDAKVKAMIKLIEEDADSFARRAEMYYKKRPELMKLVEEFYRAYRALAERYDHATVELRQAHRTMAEAFPNHVPYELADDSPSGSSGPEAEPYTPERLHPIRALVDPDDLHKDELGFSSTSLHTMQRNGGNSEEFDSGISKRGLKQLNELFGSKEAVPQNSDVAEGRMRKGLNVNEAETEVQTLKKALAEIQVEKETILLQYKQSLEKLSHLERELNHAQEDAGGLDERASKAEIEIKILKAALVELEAVRDAGILQYNQCLERISSLENMLSVAQENEKGLNERAIRAETESQCLKQELSRLEAEKESGLLHYKQCLEKISVLETKISLAEENARMLNEQIERAETEVNSLQKALTKLNEEKEAAALQYKQCLEIIAKMESEISHTQEDTKRLNSEILLGAAKLKSAEEQCVLLERSNQSLQLEANNLVQKIAVKDQELSEKHDELRKFQTLMQEEQSRFNQVEATLQALQKLHSRSQEEQRALVTELKNGLQMLKDLEICKHGMEEELQRVMEENRSLNELNFSSTFSLKNLQNEIFGLKAMKEKIEDEFTLKADQSNALQQEIYRLKEEITCLNGRYQAIMEQVESVGLNPECLESYVKDLQDENSKLKEICKMERDEREALHEKLKHMDELSKENAVLESSLSGMNIELEGLREKLKNLQESCQFLHGDKSTLLAEKATLLSQLHILTENMQKLLEKSTLLENSLSSANVELESLRAKSKRLEELCQLLSNEKSNLLNERSTLVSKLENVEQRLSNLEERFTRLEEKYSDLEKEKELTLYQVVELRGSLITEKQERASYVQSSETRLAGLENQVHVLQEASRLGKKGFEEELDRTVVAQVEIFVLQKFIEDLEQKNLSLLIECQKHVEASKFSDKLITELEGENLEQQVEAEFLLDEIQKLRMAIHQVFKAVQIGRNNGHVDEIGQEHIPVLHILDGIEDLKGSLLRSEDEKQQLLVEKSVFLTLLGQLRLEGAELESGKKFIEHEFEVMTEQCAMLQKNKYELLEMNRQLRLERGKGEQREDALKAELETLGVKLINLEGAYLALREENFMLLEEKKSLLKKFLDLNEEKHMLEEENSFILHETAALSNLSLVFESFSIEKSVELEALAENISSLHVVNSDLKGEVGMLGKKIEIKEAENLHLNESVEKLERELNEVKDSNDQLCNQISIGEDFLRQKGTELSEAEQKIKATENLNVEFFRTIDELKMECEESKVIRDNLEKQILEVLEDNSIQEKEIECLREVSESMESEVEILRKEIEEHRIREENLSSELQEKRDGFELWESEAATFYFDLHISAIREALLENKVQELAGACEILEDETATKSMEIEHMKERFSLLESEIGGLKAQLSAYVPIIASLGDDISSLEHNAILHKSMEGNLEEKDKEMTIHLHEKSCRELKEDRSTVIPDGIADLQKMQNRIKAVERTVVEEMERLATQENIKTNIKVEDVIMETEELKLEGMSRIEKGIKKEEMELGNDLTNDLESQKTRPENGTLMKDIPLDQASDSSLYGKCRRDNVRADDQMLELWETAEQDYSQDPMVNKTQKQTSAPVEDVIACHKFDREEKKSHPLSSELQVEKELGIDKLEVSTSVRETNQDGNKGKILERLASDAQKLTSLQTTLQDLKKKMEMHKRNKKTNDIEYETVKRRLQEVEEAVLQLVDTNDNLMKEIEDSSSSSLDGRPSVELEAGDICRTRVTEQARKVSEKIGRLQFELQNIEYVLLKLVEEKKSKGKYRFSKSRTGILLRDFIYSDGRRIGGRRKKACLCGCTRPSTNGD